The Priestia megaterium NBRC 15308 = ATCC 14581 region CGGACGCGTAGCAGGGCGTATAGGTGGAGCATCGTTTGAGCTTAATAATGAAACCTATCGTCTAGAGAAAAATGAAGGAAACAATCATTTGCATGGTGGAAAAGAAGGATTCAGTCATAAAATATGGAATGCCAAAACTATTGAGACAACTGATCATGTAGGTGTTGAATTTACATATGTAAGTAAAGACGGAGAAGAAGGGTATCCCGGCAACCTTGAAGTGAAAGTTACGTATACATTAACGAATAAAAATGAGTTCCATATTTCTTATGAAGGAACAACAGATCAAGACACTCTTATCAATTTAACAAATCATACGTATTTCAATTTAAGCGGAAATCTAAAAGAAACGGTCTTAGATCATGTTTTGAAGATGAAAAGTAACGAATTCTTAGAGTTAAATGATGATCTTTTACCTACTGGAGAAGTGTTAAACGTCACAGATACCCCATTTGACTTTAGAGAAGGACATAGTCTCAAGGAAGGTGTGGACTCTGCACATCCGCAAAATATATTAGTGGGTAAAGGGTTCGACCATCCATTTCTTTTAGAAGCAGAAGCTGAAAATCAGATGTCATTATTTGATCCTGCAAGCGGCCGCAAAATAGAAGTCAAAACGGATCAGCCTTCAGTCGTTCTCTATACGGGAAATCATCTAGACGAAGAGTTCGAAATTAGAGGGGTTCACTCAGAGAAATACCTCGGTGTTTGCTTAGAAACACAAGGTTTGCCAGACGCTATTCATCATAAGCATTTTCCTTCTTGTGTATTAAAGCCCGGTGAGAAGTATAAGGCATATACTCACTATACATTTATAACTGATGGCAGCCTGTAACAAAGCGGGATGATAAAAAGGATTACAAACGAGCCTCTGCCGATTGTAATCCTTTTTTATTGTTATTTTTTCTTTTGGCTTTTTGCGCGATTAGCGTCAAGCTCAGCCGCATATTCCTCTTGAGACTTTCCTTGCTTTTGACTCTCAGACTGAATCTTTTTAAATTTGTTATCGTTTAAATTTGGCATATTAGCACCTCCTTGCAGACAAGGTTATTTTGTACAAGCATTAAGGATTTATATGCTAAAAAGTTTTAATGAACTTGATTAGAAATTTCGCTTAATGCTGCACCGGCTTCATCAACATATACGTTTACTGTCGCAAGGTCGCCGATTGCACAGATTCCAACCATATTATTATTCTCCACTACAATAATGCGGCGAATTTGATGGTCAGCCATCATACGTGCACACTCATGAATATCCGTATCCGGAGAACAAGTAATTACATCTTTAGTCATGCAATCATGGCAATGCACAGTGTTGCAATCTTTTCCATCCGCCACGCAATTTAACACGATATCACGGTCTGTGATCATTCCCATTACTCGATTTTCTTGACACACTGGCACAGAGCCACAATTAATATCACGCATTAATTTTGCAGCTGCTGTTATTGGGTCGTGCGGTGCACAAGCTTTCACATCTTTAGTCATAACTTCACGTACTGTAGTCATTTTTAATTCCTCCTTTTAAACATTCACCTCCGTATTTTCTCCATGCACATGCAGAATATGAGAATCAATAATTTCCTGAAAGCAAAAAATCTTGTAATAAAAGGTGAATAAAAGAACTAACGCAGTGTAATAAACACATAAAAAAGAGCCTATTACACAAACTAAAGAGAATATGATTTAGCTTAGATTTTCGTAACGGCAGGAGTTGGGTACATAATGAAAGGAAAGTTAACGCTTTTGGCAGTACTTTTATTGCCTTGGCTGTCTATAGTAAAAGTTGATAAATTTGGCTTTAAAAGATACCTACCTGTTTTGACATTTAGTTCATTAGTTATTGCTTTTATCAGTGAGTTATCTAAAAGCTTTACATGGTGGAAAGTGAAGAAACCTCTTTTCCCTAAACTTTCAAGCGACGTTTCTTTTATATTTGGACCGTTTTTTATAGCTAATTTTTGGGTATTCAAACTGACCTATGGGAATTTCAAAAAATATTTGTTAATTAACGTCCTGTTTGACTATCTATTTGCTTATCCTTTGACCAGTCTGGCAGAAAAACTGAAGGTATACAAAATGGTAAACATGACTCGCTTTCAACTTTTTCTCATCTCGATTACCACTGCTCTTATTAATTATTTGTATCACTATTTTATAGAAGATGTACTAAGGCAGAGAAGGCAATAGCTGATATTTCGTTAACCAGCTCATCGCCACTTATATTTCGGTACTGTCAGCTTTAAATCGTATTAAAGCCCTCCTAAACTTGGTACATAAGTAGTTAAACGAGATAATAAAATAAAAGAGAAACATGAGAGAAGATAAACCTCTTTCACGTTTCTCTGCTTTGTCATGCACCTAAACTTTATCTGTACACCGTCATGGGCAAGTATGTTAAAGATTGACCCGTAGCTGAAGCTGTTAAATGCGGTTCTAACTCAAAGTCTTCAAATGGTTCAATATGAGAAAAGGCCTCTAAAAATGCTTCTAAAATAATTTTCATTTCAAGTCGGGCAAGAGGGGCGCCCAAACAAAAATGAGGTCCGTTTCCGAATGTTAAGTGCTTTTTATTAGTTGGACGATGAATGTCTACAGAAAAAGGGTTTTCAAACATAGTTTCATCCATATTACATGCACTCATCCACGCAATAACGACATCTCCTTTTTTTAGCTTAACGCCTAATAGCTCGTTATCTTGTTTAACCGTGCGATCTCGTCTGGAGATATGAAACCGATATCGAAGCATTTCTTCTACTGCTTTTGGAGCTAATTCTCTATTGTTTCTCAGCTCGCTGTATAACGACTTGTCGTCATATAAAAAAGAATAAAACATATTTGCAATGGCGTGACTTGTGGTTTCAACGCCTGCACCTAGAAGCAACATGGTAGCGTGTACAATTTCTTCATCTGTGAATGTTTCACCATCAACTTCAGCTTGAATTAAGTCTGAGATAATATC contains the following coding sequences:
- a CDS encoding aldose epimerase family protein; translated protein: MKVNSEKFGELNNQAVHAYTLLNDEGLKITCLDYGCVISNIEMPDSKGKIESVVLGFDSIEEYQKYSPYFGAVVGRVAGRIGGASFELNNETYRLEKNEGNNHLHGGKEGFSHKIWNAKTIETTDHVGVEFTYVSKDGEEGYPGNLEVKVTYTLTNKNEFHISYEGTTDQDTLINLTNHTYFNLSGNLKETVLDHVLKMKSNEFLELNDDLLPTGEVLNVTDTPFDFREGHSLKEGVDSAHPQNILVGKGFDHPFLLEAEAENQMSLFDPASGRKIEVKTDQPSVVLYTGNHLDEEFEIRGVHSEKYLGVCLETQGLPDAIHHKHFPSCVLKPGEKYKAYTHYTFITDGSL
- a CDS encoding CBS domain-containing protein — its product is MTTVREVMTKDVKACAPHDPITAAAKLMRDINCGSVPVCQENRVMGMITDRDIVLNCVADGKDCNTVHCHDCMTKDVITCSPDTDIHECARMMADHQIRRIIVVENNNMVGICAIGDLATVNVYVDEAGAALSEISNQVH